From the genome of Pseudomonas sp. WJP1:
ACCTGATAGAACTCGCCCTTGTGCTCGACCTTGTGCACTTTTTCCGGCGCAGCGTAGATGCGCTGCTGCGGATCGTTGAGTACCGCGCCATTTTCCCAACTGCCTTCCCAGAGTTTGTAGAGCACCTCCAGGTATTCATCGGCCTGGTCGTAGCGGCGGTCATGCTCGACTTGTTCGCTCAGGCCCATGGCCTTGGCGGCGCTGTCGAGGTAGCCGGTGACAATGTTCCAGCCCACGCGACCGCGACTCAGGTGATCCAGCGTCGACATGCGCCGGGCGAACAGGTACGGCGGCTCGTATGTGAGGTTGGCGGTGAGGCCGAAGCCCAGGTTTTTCGTCACCGCAGCCATCGCCGAAACCAGCAGCAACGGGTCGTTGACCGGCAACTGGATCGACTCTTTGAGCGGCACGTCCACCGAGTTCTGGTACACGTCATAGACACCGACGATGTCGGCGATGAACAAGCCGTCGAACAGCCCGCGCTCCAGCAACTGTGCCAGTTCGGTCCAGTATTCGATCGTCTTGTACTGGGTCGAGGTGTCCCGTGGATGCGTCCACAAGCCATGGTTGATGTGCCCGATGCAGTTCATGTTGAACGCGTTGAGCAGGATCTTCTTTTTCGCGTCGGCCATCAGATGGTCCCCCGCAGTGGCGGGTTTTCATCGTTGAGGTAGTAGTTGCCGACCGCGTGATATTTCCAGCGAACCGGGTCGTGCAGGGTATGCACCCGGGCGTTGCGCCAATGGCGATCCAGGCCGTGCTCGATCAGGGTGGCCTGGCTGCCGGCCAATTCGAACAAGGTGGTGCCGGCGGCGAGGGAGATTTCGGTGCTGATGGCGCGGGCTTCGGCGACGGCGATCGACGCGGCGGCAACGCTCTCGGCGCTGGTGTCGGCCTGGGCCCGGTCGAGGAATTCACCGGCACGTTCGAGCAGGGCTTCGGCAGCGTGCAGACGAATGCTCAAGTGGCCAAAACTCTTGAGAGTCAGTGGGTCGTCGGTGGCTTTTTCATGGGTGGCGTCGATCCACGGCCGGGTTTTGCTGCGCACGAAATGCAGCGCATCCTCATAGGCCGCGCGAGCGATGCCGGTGTCGATGGCGGCATGGAGAATCTGCGCCAGCGGGCCGACCGGGGTCGGACGCTCGAAGGCTGTCTGAAACGGGATCACGTCGTCGGCGGCCACAAAGACATCTTCGAACACCACCGAACCGCTGCCGGTGGTGCGCTGGCCGAAGCCGCTCCAGTCGTCGATCACCGTCAGGCCCTTGCTGTCGCGCGGGACGAAGGCCAGTTGCTGCACACCGTTTTCATCGATCACCGACGTCGGAATGCGCTGGGCGTAAATCGCGCCGGTGGCGTAGAACTTGCGGCCGTTGATGCGATAACCGTTGCCATCGCTTGTCAGGCTGGTGACGCGATCATGGGCGGTTTTGGTCCCGAGTTCTGCCAGCGCATTACCGAAGCGCTGGCCAGCCAGTACTTCGGCGTACAGGCGTTTTTTCTGCGCTTCGCTGCCGTTCACGCGCAGCACTTCCAGCGCGTAGAAATGGTTCTGCGGGATTTGCCCGAGGGAGCCATCCGCCTGGGCGATCAGTGCGATGACCTTGGCCAGGGTGACGTTGGAAACACCCGCGCCGCCGTATTCCTTGGGCACGCTGATGCCCCACAGGCCCGAGCGGGAAAACACTTCCAGCTCCGGGTGCGGCAAACGGCGTTCACGGTCGCGCAGGGCGCTGTCGCGTTTGAAATCTTCGGCCAGGTCGCTGGCGACGATCAGGGCTTGCTCATCGCTGGTAATGACCGCGACGTGTTGAGAAAGGGTCATGTGTTTCTCCAGATGTCTGGTCGTTAAATCCAGGAATGACGAGCCGGCAAAGTGCCGTTCAGGTGATAGGCGCCAACCGCGTGATACTTCCAGCGCACCGGGTCGTGCAGGGTGTGCACCCGGGCGTTGCGCCAGTGGCGGTCGAGGTTGAATTCGGCAAGGGTGGCGCGACTGCCGGCCAGCTCGAACAGCTTTTCGCTGGCCAGCAACGAGATTTCGGTGGTCAACACTTTTGCTTCGGCGACGGCAATCGAAGCGCGGGCGGCGGACTCGGCGGTGAGCGGCGCGGCGCTCACCTGGTCGAGCACCTGCCCGGCCTTGCGCAGCAACGCTTCGGCAGCGTGCAATTCGATTTTCAGCTTGCCGATATCGGCGATCACGTACAGGTCATCGCTGGCCCGTTCAACGTTGGCGTCGACCCATGGCCGTGCGCGGGTTTTCACGAACTCGATGGCGTCATCAAGGGCGCCCCGGGCGATGCCGGCATCGATGGCGGCCTGGATAAGCTGCGAAACCGCACCTTGAGTATTGGGCGTGTCGTTGATCTTCCAGTTATCCACCACCAGCTCGGCGTCGACCCGCACGTTGTTGAGCAAGATGGTGCCGCTGGCGGTGGTGCGCTGGCCGAAACCGGACCAGTCATCGACGATGCGCAGCCCCGGCGTACCGCGACGAACGAAGGCCAGCACTTGCTTGCCGTCGTCATTGAGCGCCTTGACCGCCACCCAGTGCGCGAACAGCGCGCCGGTGGAGT
Proteins encoded in this window:
- a CDS encoding SfnB family sulfur acquisition oxidoreductase, translated to MTLSQHVAVITSDEQALIVASDLAEDFKRDSALRDRERRLPHPELEVFSRSGLWGISVPKEYGGAGVSNVTLAKVIALIAQADGSLGQIPQNHFYALEVLRVNGSEAQKKRLYAEVLAGQRFGNALAELGTKTAHDRVTSLTSDGNGYRINGRKFYATGAIYAQRIPTSVIDENGVQQLAFVPRDSKGLTVIDDWSGFGQRTTGSGSVVFEDVFVAADDVIPFQTAFERPTPVGPLAQILHAAIDTGIARAAYEDALHFVRSKTRPWIDATHEKATDDPLTLKSFGHLSIRLHAAEALLERAGEFLDRAQADTSAESVAAASIAVAEARAISTEISLAAGTTLFELAGSQATLIEHGLDRHWRNARVHTLHDPVRWKYHAVGNYYLNDENPPLRGTI
- a CDS encoding SfnB family sulfur acquisition oxidoreductase, producing MSSLADAIVQSDLDIAPLLLPAQVLRNDAQAIKAAFELAQVARLQAARRDRQRKLPWSEIEQFTRSGLGSIAIPREYGGPQVSFVTLAEVFAIISAADPALGQIPQNQFGILNLVLGSATEAQKKQLFKSVLEGWRIGNAGPERGAKNTLELKARITADGDGFVLNGQKFYSTGALFAHWVAVKALNDDGKQVLAFVRRGTPGLRIVDDWSGFGQRTTASGTILLNNVRVDAELVVDNWKINDTPNTQGAVSQLIQAAIDAGIARGALDDAIEFVKTRARPWVDANVERASDDLYVIADIGKLKIELHAAEALLRKAGQVLDQVSAAPLTAESAARASIAVAEAKVLTTEISLLASEKLFELAGSRATLAEFNLDRHWRNARVHTLHDPVRWKYHAVGAYHLNGTLPARHSWI